A stretch of DNA from Rickettsia hoogstraalii:
TGCCCACATCAATTTTTGCTCGTTGTAATTCATGCAATTTAGAAAATTTTTGCTTAAGATTACTACGATCAAGCAATATTCTAACTTTTACTCCTCGCATCTGTGCATTAATAAGTGCAGTAGTAATCAGGGCATCACTCATACCATATGCTTGCATATAAATAGATTCTTCAGCTCTATCTATCTGATTTGCTATAAACTTAGTACAACCGGCAGGAGGAGTAAAACATGTACTAACTTTACTTCTTGAAAGCTCTGAAATATTGTAATGCTTTATTTTCGGTGCAGATGAAGCTAATGATTTTTGATTTATTAGATTAATAAAATAATCCGGATTCTGTCCATAAATACCTAAAGCAACTCCTAAGATAAAGGCAATAGATATTTCTATAAATTTATTATTTTTTCTCTTCATGATTTATTTATATTTTAGGCGTTGTGTGTATGGCTTGCAAATCGTCATTGCGAGGAAATTGCATAGCAATTGACGAAGCAATCTCATGAGATTGCCACGCAGCCTATGGCTGCTCGCAATGACGATACAACCAACACCTATCTTCTTACATAACTGCCGGGAGCCTCTTCAATAACCTCTAGATTCTGATAATCTAAAGAATCTACTAGCTTATTATCATTATTTTTTATAAGCCAATCAAGCCAATAGTTCCACCATGAGCCTTCATATTCCGTAGCTTTCATAAGCCACTCATGACTACTTAAACTTAAGCCATCGTTAAACCGATAATTATATTTAGCAATCGCAGGAGGATTAACTACACCTGCTACATGCCCTGAATCCGTGAGACAAAAAATCTTATGTCCGTTTAATAATTTTACTCCATCATATATTGAACGCCATGGAGCTATATGATCTTCTTTTGCGGCTACGAAAAAAGTGTTGCAATCAACTTTTCCAAGATCTATTTTTGTTCCGAGTACCTCTAAATTATTAGACTCTTTTAGCAAGTTATTACAATATGTATTTTGTAAATATTCCTCATACATTTTTGCCGGCAAGTTAGTAGAATCCGCATTCCAATATAGCAAATCAAAAGGCATAGTTTTTTTACCAAGCAAATAATTATTGACAAAAAACGTCCAAATTAGATCATTTGCCCTTAGCAAACTAAAACTATTTGATAAATATTGTCCGTCAAAATAGCCCTTTAGCTTTATATCTTCTTTAATGTAATTAATCGTAGCTTCATTAAAAAATATTCCAAGCTCACCTGGGTGAGTATAATCAAGCAAAGTAGTAAAGAAAGTGCTACTGTGAACAGAATCTATTTTTTTTACTTTAAAGTAGGCGATAATTATAGCAAGGAACGTACCACCCATGCAATATCCGACAAAATCAATTTTTTTAAAACCAAGAGTTCTAACATACTCAAAAGGTGCTAAAATACCGTCTTTTAAGTAATCCTCAAAGCCTTTTTCTGATAGAGAGATATCAGGGTTAACCCATGAAATAAGAAAAACTTGAAAATTATTTTCTACCAAAAAAGATACTAGAGAATTATGCGGAGATAAATCGAGTTATAATATTTATTTATACATGGCGGAATAATAAATATCGGAATCTTATGAACTTTCTCTTTCGGTTCATAGCATATTAATTGCATTAAATCATTTTGAAATATGACTTTTCCTTTTGTTGCCACAATATTTTTACCGAGTTTAAAGGCGGATTTATCGGTAGTTTTAATATTTAATATATCACCTGAACTTTTTATATCTCTTAAAAAATTTTCTAATCCCTGTACTAGAGACCGCCGCTTTCTAATGTTTCACGTAAAACTTTTGGATTACAAAAAGCAAAATTTGAAGGTGAAAAAGCATCGATAAAATGTTTAGTTACAAACTCTAAATGTTGCTTGAGATCATTTGATAGCTCATACTGTTCTATATTCTTCTTAAGCCACTCACTAGATAGTAAATAATATTGTTTAACAAAGTCAAAATAAGCATTATCCTCCCATGAAGAATCTTTAAATCTTTTTATCTCGATTATCCGGAGAAAATACAGCTTTTGCCGGACTACCGACAAATTTTGCAAAGCTATTCGTTGTAAGCTCTCTTAATTTATCAATATATTCAATATTAAGCTGACAAAATTTTTCAGGATTTGCCCAAAATTGTTCTACCATTAAAGAAGCTATAATCCTGTTTTTATCACTATCAATTAGGCTCCTAGGTATCATACTCCCCCTACCTTGCATGAAATGCAAAATAAGCTCTTGATATTTATCGGCTATTTCTTTGAAATTATTAATTATCGTCTCGTGCAGGATGTTATACATGTTTAGTTCCAAGATGTTTCTAAAAAATTAACAATTAATATAAATAGTAGACGAAGTTTAATTTGGAAAAGAGCAAAGCGTTTTATATCTTTAAACCATCCCACATACTATCAACCTTGTCGATAACTTCCTGACTCATTTCTATTTTTTTACCCCATTTTCTATTTGTCTCAGGGTATATTTTATCGGTTGCATCTATTCCCATTTTACTACCAAGCCCTGAATCAGGTGATGCAAAATCTAAATAATCTATAGGGGAATTATCTATAAAGCTCGTATCACGCCTTGGATCGCTTCTTGTTGCTATTGCCCAAATTACTTCTTGCCAATTACGAACATCAATATCATCATCTACAACTATAATAAACTTACTATACATAAATTGCCGTAAGTACGACCAAATCCCAAGCATTATTCTTTTAGCATGACCGGGATAAGATTTTTTAATCGATACTACCGCAACTCTATATGAACAACCTTCGGGTGGAAGCCAAAAATCTACTATTTCCGGAAATTGCTGCTGCAAGATAGGAATAAAGATTTCATTTAATGCTTCACCTAAGATTGACGGCTCATCAGGCGGTTTTCCGGTATAGGTACTTAAATATACTGGATTTTTCTTCATCGTTATTGCAGTTACGGTAAAGACCGGAAACTCCTCAACATCATTATAATATCCGGTATGATCCCCAAAAGGGCCTTCAGGCAAATATTCCTCTAAACTTACATAACCTTCTAGCACTATTTCACTATGTGCAGGTACTTTTAAGTCAATAGTTTTGCATTGCACCAGCTCTATTTTTTCATTACCGAGTAAACCTGCAAAATTATACTCTGAGATATTCTCAGGTATCGGTGTAACCGCTGCCAAAGTTACCGCTGGATTTGCCCCAATAACAATAGCAGCAGGAAACGGCTCTTTTTTTGCTTCTTTCCAACGTTTATGATGCTCTGCTCCGCCCCGTAACTTTAACCAACGCATCAATAGCTTATTAGGAGCTATTGTTTGCATCCTATATATACCAAGGTTGTAATTATCTATTTTATCATTACTAGGTCCTTTAGTAACTACTATCCCCCAAGTAATTAAAGGCGAAATATCATCAGGCCAACATCTTTGGATCGGCAATATATTGATATTCGGTTTTTCAATGACGATTTCATGACAGGCTGCTTTTGATATTGTTTTAGGATACATAGCAAAGATACGCTTAGCAAGAGGTAACATTGATAATGTTTCTTTAAAAGATGCGGGAGGTTGCGGCTGTTTAAGGAATGCTAGTAAAATGCCAAGCTCTCTTAATTCTTTGGGTGACTTAAGTTTAAGTCCCATACAAATGCGATTTATACTAGCATAAAGATTAGTGAGGACAGGTATATCGGATTTAGTACCATCTGCTTTTATAACATTTTCAAAAAGTAATGCAGGTCCGCCTTGTGCTAATACTCTTCTACTGATTTCGGTAACTTCTAAGTCAGTTTTAACCTCAAGAGAAATACGCTTTAACTCACCGTTTTTTTCTAAAAATTTTAAAAACTCCGGTAAATCTTTAAAGCTCATAGTTCTATTTTTTTGTTTATAATGCGGGGCTTATTTTATCGTCATTGCGAGCAGGTTTTATTGCGTAGACACCTAATCGTCATTGCGAGCGACTGCA
This window harbors:
- the pld gene encoding phospholipase D; translation: MKRKNNKFIEISIAFILGVALGIYGQNPDYFINLINQKSLASSAPKIKHYNISELSRSKVSTCFTPPAGCTKFIANQIDRAEESIYMQAYGMSDALITTALINAQMRGVKVRILLDRSNLKQKFSKLHELQRAKIDVGIDKVPGIAHNKVIIIDKKKVITGSFNFTAAADKLNAENVIIIEDQELAESYLQNWLNRKASNSGK
- a CDS encoding UbiD family decarboxylase is translated as MSFKDLPEFLKFLEKNGELKRISLEVKTDLEVTEISRRVLAQGGPALLFENVIKADGTKSDIPVLTNLYASINRICMGLKLKSPKELRELGILLAFLKQPQPPASFKETLSMLPLAKRIFAMYPKTISKAACHEIVIEKPNINILPIQRCWPDDISPLITWGIVVTKGPSNDKIDNYNLGIYRMQTIAPNKLLMRWLKLRGGAEHHKRWKEAKKEPFPAAIVIGANPAVTLAAVTPIPENISEYNFAGLLGNEKIELVQCKTIDLKVPAHSEIVLEGYVSLEEYLPEGPFGDHTGYYNDVEEFPVFTVTAITMKKNPVYLSTYTGKPPDEPSILGEALNEIFIPILQQQFPEIVDFWLPPEGCSYRVAVVSIKKSYPGHAKRIMLGIWSYLRQFMYSKFIIVVDDDIDVRNWQEVIWAIATRSDPRRDTSFIDNSPIDYLDFASPDSGLGSKMGIDATDKIYPETNRKWGKKIEMSQEVIDKVDSMWDGLKI